From Macaca fascicularis isolate 582-1 chromosome 14, T2T-MFA8v1.1, a single genomic window includes:
- the CHKA gene encoding choline kinase alpha isoform X5, producing MVLESVMFAILAERSLGPKLYGIFPQGRLEQFIPSRRLDTEELSLPDISAEIAEKMATFHGMKMPFNKEPKWLFGTMEKYLNEVLRIKFTEESRIKKLHKLLSYNLPLELENLRSLLESTPSPVVFCHNDCQEGNILLLEGQENSEKQKLMLIDFEYSSYNYRGFDIGNHFCEWMYDYSYEKYPFFRANIRKYPTKKQQLHFISSYLPAFQNDFENLSTEEKSIIEEEMLLEVNRFALASHFLWGLWSIVQAKISSIEFGYMDYAQARFDAYFHQKRKLGV from the exons ATGGTTCTGGAGAGCGTTATGTTTGCCATTCTCGCAGAGAGGTCACTTGGGCCAAAACTCTATGGCATCTTTCCCCAAGGCCGACTGGAACAGTTCATCCCG AGCCGGCGGTTAGATACTGAAGAATTAAGTTTGCCAGATATTTCTGCAGAAATCGCTGAGAAAATGGCTACGTTTCATGGTATGAAAATGCCATTCAATAAGGAACCAAAATGGCTTTTTGGCACAATGGAAAA atatCTAAATGAAGTTCTGAGAATTAAATTTACTGAGGAATCCAGAATTAAAAAGCTCCACAAATTGCTCAGTTACAATCTGCCATTGGAACTGGAAAACCTGAG ATCATTGCTTGAATCTACTCCATCTCCAGTTGTATTTTGTCATAATGACTGTCAAGAAG GTAATATCTTGTTGCTGGAAGGCCAAGagaattctgaaaaacagaaactgATGCTCATTGACTTCGAATACAGCAGTTACAATTACAG GGGATTCGACATTGGAAATCACTTCTGTGAGTGGATGTATGATTATAGCTATGAAAAGTACCCTTTTTTCAGAGCAAACATCCGGAAGTATCCCACCAAGAAACAACAG ctCCATTTTATTTCCAGTTACTTGCCTGCATTCCAAAATGACTTTGAAAACCTCAGTACTGAAGAAAAATCCATTATAGAAGAAGAAATGTTGCTTGAAGTCAATAG GTTTGCCCTTGCATCTCATTTCCTCTGGGGACTTTGGTCCATTGTACAGGCCAAGATTTCATCTATTGAATTTGGGTACATG GACTACGCCCAAGCAAGGTTTGATGCCTATTTCCACCAGAAGAGGAAGCTTGGGGTGTGA
- the TCIRG1 gene encoding V-type proton ATPase 116 kDa subunit a 3 isoform X2, translated as MPLLQAPGGPHQDLRVNFVAGAVEPHKAPALERLLWRACRGFLIASFRELEQPLEHPVTGEPAMWMTFLISYWGEQIGQKIRKITDCFHCHVFPFLEQEEARRGALRQLQQQSQELQEVLGETERFLSQVLGRVLQLLPPGQVQVHKMKAVYLALNQCSVSTTHKCLIAEAWCSVRDLPALQEALRDSSTEEGVSAVAHRIPCRDMPPTLIRTNRFTASFQGIVDAYGVGRYQEVNPAPYTIITFPFLFAVMFGDVGHGLLMFLFALAMVLAENQPAVKAAQNEIWQTFFRGRYLLLLMGLFSIYTGFIYNECFSRATSIFPSGWSVAAMANQSGWSDAFLAQHAMLTLDPNVTGVFLGPYPFGIDPVWSLAANHLSFLNSFKMKMSVILGVVHMAFGVVLGIFNHVHFGQRHRLLLETLPELTFLLGLFGYLVFLVIYKWLCVSAASAASAPSILIHFINMFLFSHSPTNRPLYPRQEVVQATLVVLALAMVPILLLGTPLYLLRRHRPHLRRRPAGRQEEDKAGLLDLPDASVNGWSSDEEKAGGLDDEEEAELVPSEVLMHQAIHTIEFCLGCVSNTASYLRLWALSLAHAQLSEVLWAMVMSIGLGLGREVGVAAVVLVPIFAAFAVMTVAILLVMEGLSAFLHALRLHWVEFQNKFYSGTGYKLSPFTFAATDD; from the exons ATGCCCCTGCTACAGGCTCCTGGGGGGCCGCATCAGGACCTGAGGGTCAA CTTTGTGGCAGGTGCGGTGGAGCCCCACAAGGCCCCTGCCCTAGAGCGCCTGCTCTGGAGGGCCTGCCGCGGCTTCCTCATCGCCAGCTTCAGGGAGCTGGAGCAGCCGCTGGAGCACCCCGTGACG GGCGAGCCAGCCATGTGGATGACCTTCCTCATCTCCTACTGGGGAGAGCAGATTGGACAGAAGATCCGCAAGATCACGGACTG CTTCCACTGCCACGTCTTCCCGTTtctggagcaggaggaggccCGCCGCGGAGCCCTgcggcagctgcagcagcagagccaggagctgcaggag GTCCTGGGGGAGACAGAGCGGTTCCTGAGCCAGGTGCTGGGCCGGGTGCTGCAGCTGCTACCGCCGGGGCAGGTGCAGGTCCACAAGATGAAGGCTGTGTACCTGGCCCTGAACCAGTGCAGTGTGAGCACCACGCACAAGTGCCTCATTGCCGAGGCCTGGTGCTCCGTGAGAGACCTGCCTGCCCTGCAGGAGGCCCTGCGGGACAGCTCG ACGGAGGAGGGAGTGAGCGCCGTGGCTCACCGCATCCCCTGCCGGGACATGCCCCCCACGCTCATCCGCACCAACCGCTTCACAGCCAGCTTCCAGGGCATCGTGGACGCCTACGGCGTGGGCCGCTACCAGGAGGTGAACCCCG CTCCCTACACCATCATCACCTTCCCCTTCCTGTTTGCTGTGATGTTTGGGGATGTGGGCCACGGGCTGCTCATGTTCCTCTTCGCCCTGGCCATGGTGCTTGCGGAGAACCAGCCGGCAGTGAAGGCCGCGCAGAATGAG ATCTGGCAGACTTTCTTCAGGGGCCGCTACCTGCTCCTGCTCATGGGCCTGTTCTCCATCTACACCGGCTTCATCTACAACGAGTGCTTCAGTCGCGCCACCAGCATCTTCCCCTCGGGCTGGAGTGTGGCCGCCATGGCCAACCAGTCTGGCTGGAG TGATGCATTCCTGGCCCAGCACGCGATGCTTACCCTGGATCCCAACGTCACCGGTGTCTTCCTGGGACCCTACCCCTTTGGCATCGACCCT GTCTGGAGCCTGGCTGCCAACCACTTGAGCTTCCTCAACTCCTTCAAGATGAAGATGTCCGTCATCCTGGGGGTCGTGCACATGGCCTTCGGGGTGGTCCTTGGAATCTTCAACCACGT GCACTTTGGCCAGAGGCACCGGCTGCTGCTGGAGACGCTGCCGGAGCTCACCTTCCTGCTGGGGCTCTTCGGTTACCTCGTCTTCCTAGTCATCTACAAGTGGCTGTGTGTGTCGGCTGCCAGCGCTGCCTCGGCCCCCAGCATCCTCATCCACTTCATCAACATGTTCCTCTTCTCCCACAGCCCCACCAACCGGCCGCTCTACCCCCGGCAG GAGGTGGTCCAGGCCACGCTGGTGGTCCTGGCCTTGGCCATGGTGCCCATCCTGCTGCTTGGCACACCCCTGTACCTGCTGCGCCGCCACCGCCCCCACCTGCGGAGGAGGCCCGCTGGCCGACAG GAGGAAGACAAGGCTGGGTTGCTGGACCTGCCTGATGCATCTGTGAATGGCTGGAGCTCTGATGAGGAAAAGGCAGGGGGCCTGGATGATgaagaggaggctgag CTCGTCCCCTCCGAGGTGCTCATGCACCAGGCCATCCACACCATCGAGTTCTGCCTGGGCTGCGTCTCCAACACCGCATCCTACCTGCGCCTGTGGGCCCTGAGCCTGGCCCACGCCC AGCTGTCCGAGGTTCTGTGGGCCATGGTGATGAGCATaggcctgggcctgggccggGAGGTTGGCGTGGCGGCTGTGGTGCTGGTCCCCATCTTTGCCGCCTTTGCTGTGATGACCGTGGCCATCCTGCTGGTGATGGAGGGGCTCTCGGCCTTCCTGCACGCCCTGCGGCTGCACTG GGTGGAATTCCAGAACAAGTTCTACTCCGGCACAGGCTACAAGCTGAGTCCCTTCACCTTCGCTGCCACAGATGACTAG
- the TCIRG1 gene encoding V-type proton ATPase 116 kDa subunit a 3 isoform X1, whose product MGSMFRSEEVALVQLFLPTAAAYTCVSRLGELGLVEFRDLNASVSAFQRRFVVDVRRCEELEKTFTFLQEEVRRAGLVLPPPEGRLPAPPPRDLLRIQEETERLAQELRDVRGNQQALRAQLHQLQLHAAVLGQGHGPQLAAAHTDGTSERMPLLQAPGGPHQDLRVNFVAGAVEPHKAPALERLLWRACRGFLIASFRELEQPLEHPVTGEPAMWMTFLISYWGEQIGQKIRKITDCFHCHVFPFLEQEEARRGALRQLQQQSQELQEVLGETERFLSQVLGRVLQLLPPGQVQVHKMKAVYLALNQCSVSTTHKCLIAEAWCSVRDLPALQEALRDSSTEEGVSAVAHRIPCRDMPPTLIRTNRFTASFQGIVDAYGVGRYQEVNPAPYTIITFPFLFAVMFGDVGHGLLMFLFALAMVLAENQPAVKAAQNEIWQTFFRGRYLLLLMGLFSIYTGFIYNECFSRATSIFPSGWSVAAMANQSGWSDAFLAQHAMLTLDPNVTGVFLGPYPFGIDPVWSLAANHLSFLNSFKMKMSVILGVVHMAFGVVLGIFNHVHFGQRHRLLLETLPELTFLLGLFGYLVFLVIYKWLCVSAASAASAPSILIHFINMFLFSHSPTNRPLYPRQEVVQATLVVLALAMVPILLLGTPLYLLRRHRPHLRRRPAGRQEEDKAGLLDLPDASVNGWSSDEEKAGGLDDEEEAELVPSEVLMHQAIHTIEFCLGCVSNTASYLRLWALSLAHAQLSEVLWAMVMSIGLGLGREVGVAAVVLVPIFAAFAVMTVAILLVMEGLSAFLHALRLHWVEFQNKFYSGTGYKLSPFTFAATDD is encoded by the exons ATGGGCTCCATGTTCCGGAGCGAGGAGGTGGCCCTGGTCCAGCTCTTTCTGCCCACAGCTGCCGCCTACACCTGCGTGAGTCGGCTGGGCGAGCTGGGCCTCGTGGAGTTCAGAGAC CTCAACGCCTCGGTGAGCGCCTTCCAGAGACGCTTTGTGGTTGATGTTCGGCGCTGCGAGGAGCTGGAGAAGACCTTCA CCTTCCTGCAGGAGGAGGTGCGGCGGGCTGGGCTGGTCCTGCCCCCGCCTGAGGGGAGGCTGCCGGCACCCCCACCCCGGGACCTGCTGCGCATCCAGGAGGAGACAGAGCGCCTGGCCCAGGAGTTGCGGGATGTGCGGGGCAACCAGCAGGCCCTGCGGGCCCAGCTGCACCAGCTGCAGCTCCACGCCGCCGTGCTGGGCCAGGGCCATGGACCCCAG CTGGCAGCCGCCCACACAGATGGGACCTCAGAGAGGATGCCCCTGCTACAGGCTCCTGGGGGGCCGCATCAGGACCTGAGGGTCAA CTTTGTGGCAGGTGCGGTGGAGCCCCACAAGGCCCCTGCCCTAGAGCGCCTGCTCTGGAGGGCCTGCCGCGGCTTCCTCATCGCCAGCTTCAGGGAGCTGGAGCAGCCGCTGGAGCACCCCGTGACG GGCGAGCCAGCCATGTGGATGACCTTCCTCATCTCCTACTGGGGAGAGCAGATTGGACAGAAGATCCGCAAGATCACGGACTG CTTCCACTGCCACGTCTTCCCGTTtctggagcaggaggaggccCGCCGCGGAGCCCTgcggcagctgcagcagcagagccaggagctgcaggag GTCCTGGGGGAGACAGAGCGGTTCCTGAGCCAGGTGCTGGGCCGGGTGCTGCAGCTGCTACCGCCGGGGCAGGTGCAGGTCCACAAGATGAAGGCTGTGTACCTGGCCCTGAACCAGTGCAGTGTGAGCACCACGCACAAGTGCCTCATTGCCGAGGCCTGGTGCTCCGTGAGAGACCTGCCTGCCCTGCAGGAGGCCCTGCGGGACAGCTCG ACGGAGGAGGGAGTGAGCGCCGTGGCTCACCGCATCCCCTGCCGGGACATGCCCCCCACGCTCATCCGCACCAACCGCTTCACAGCCAGCTTCCAGGGCATCGTGGACGCCTACGGCGTGGGCCGCTACCAGGAGGTGAACCCCG CTCCCTACACCATCATCACCTTCCCCTTCCTGTTTGCTGTGATGTTTGGGGATGTGGGCCACGGGCTGCTCATGTTCCTCTTCGCCCTGGCCATGGTGCTTGCGGAGAACCAGCCGGCAGTGAAGGCCGCGCAGAATGAG ATCTGGCAGACTTTCTTCAGGGGCCGCTACCTGCTCCTGCTCATGGGCCTGTTCTCCATCTACACCGGCTTCATCTACAACGAGTGCTTCAGTCGCGCCACCAGCATCTTCCCCTCGGGCTGGAGTGTGGCCGCCATGGCCAACCAGTCTGGCTGGAG TGATGCATTCCTGGCCCAGCACGCGATGCTTACCCTGGATCCCAACGTCACCGGTGTCTTCCTGGGACCCTACCCCTTTGGCATCGACCCT GTCTGGAGCCTGGCTGCCAACCACTTGAGCTTCCTCAACTCCTTCAAGATGAAGATGTCCGTCATCCTGGGGGTCGTGCACATGGCCTTCGGGGTGGTCCTTGGAATCTTCAACCACGT GCACTTTGGCCAGAGGCACCGGCTGCTGCTGGAGACGCTGCCGGAGCTCACCTTCCTGCTGGGGCTCTTCGGTTACCTCGTCTTCCTAGTCATCTACAAGTGGCTGTGTGTGTCGGCTGCCAGCGCTGCCTCGGCCCCCAGCATCCTCATCCACTTCATCAACATGTTCCTCTTCTCCCACAGCCCCACCAACCGGCCGCTCTACCCCCGGCAG GAGGTGGTCCAGGCCACGCTGGTGGTCCTGGCCTTGGCCATGGTGCCCATCCTGCTGCTTGGCACACCCCTGTACCTGCTGCGCCGCCACCGCCCCCACCTGCGGAGGAGGCCCGCTGGCCGACAG GAGGAAGACAAGGCTGGGTTGCTGGACCTGCCTGATGCATCTGTGAATGGCTGGAGCTCTGATGAGGAAAAGGCAGGGGGCCTGGATGATgaagaggaggctgag CTCGTCCCCTCCGAGGTGCTCATGCACCAGGCCATCCACACCATCGAGTTCTGCCTGGGCTGCGTCTCCAACACCGCATCCTACCTGCGCCTGTGGGCCCTGAGCCTGGCCCACGCCC AGCTGTCCGAGGTTCTGTGGGCCATGGTGATGAGCATaggcctgggcctgggccggGAGGTTGGCGTGGCGGCTGTGGTGCTGGTCCCCATCTTTGCCGCCTTTGCTGTGATGACCGTGGCCATCCTGCTGGTGATGGAGGGGCTCTCGGCCTTCCTGCACGCCCTGCGGCTGCACTG GGTGGAATTCCAGAACAAGTTCTACTCCGGCACAGGCTACAAGCTGAGTCCCTTCACCTTCGCTGCCACAGATGACTAG